In Leishmania mexicana MHOM/GT/2001/U1103 complete genome, chromosome 20, one genomic interval encodes:
- a CDS encoding putative delta tubulin has product MATVHVFVGQCGNQVGTAFLDTVASEAEASVDEGYQMRVSAMDFRPALRPPPARRHHQRSAAACSATGSSREPSGAARRIGHRQYYSLSYYAQEEERATIDTSLPQPRCVLVDMEPKVIAAAVQRANGQLEQHEFSPSSSSSPSPQSASRRLYSLAPQQCVTRGEGSANNWAFGYHQQGQSRRDAIVECLRRESEQKGTVVSTFHVLHSIAGGTGSGVSCLVAEEIKTMFPRSTLLHSVVWPFSCGEVVTQWYNVVMAVSTLGGLADGVFIAYNDSIAGELKGARANRGFKDAGEVSFQLINQRISGVLAPLHLPQLLYTLPSPQKDLSKNRILGTSTGAARGILGSGPSGCVAEGTAPQRYATAGDVIEALSLDPVMKFFTGSLAPQMVTGSTTWAAVLGEAARTAQHSFTAPSALSPSADTGFSRSEGKATTNRLADASAFYMQHRSCLWAIRGVAAHTDGIRELRHLMTNNVSSPFPMTSLFVSPAEEWRATSSHTRPDHSVTLYSPTPMVGASLADAARRAEELLNVGAFVHHFERYGVSKTELRDAAAVLYDTAAAYHL; this is encoded by the coding sequence ATGGCCACTGTTCACGTATTTGTAGGACAGTGCGGCAATCAAGTCGGCACGGCATTTCTGGACACTGTCGCATCCGAGGCAGAGGCGAGCGTCGATGAGGGCTACCAGATGCGCGTGTCAGCCATGGACTTTCGACCTGCGCtgcgaccgccgccggcgcggcgccaccatcagcgctcagcagcggcgtgctcAGCAACGGGGTCGTCGCGTGAGCCTTCCGGGGCGGCGAGGCGCATAGGGCACCGGCAGTACTACTCCTTATCTTACtacgcgcaggaggaggagcgcgcgacTATCGACACctctctgccgcagccgcggtgtGTGTTGGTGGATATGGAGCCCAAAGTGATTgccgccgcagtgcagcGTGCTAACGGGCAACTCGAGCAACACGAATTCTCTCCTTCGTCCTCATCTTCTCCGTCACCGCAGTCTGCGTCGAGGCGCCTCTATTCcctggcgccgcagcagtgtGTGACCCGCGGTGAGGGCAGCGCCAACAACTGGGCCTTTGGGTACCACCAACAAGGACAAAGCCGTCGCGACGCCATCGTGGAATGTCTTCGACGCGAGAGCGAGCAGAAAGGTACCGTCGTGTCGACCTTCCACGTCCTTCACAGCAtcgccggcggcaccggctcgGGTGTCAGCTGCCTCGTTGCGGAAGAGATCAAGACGATGTTCCCACGCTCCACGTTGCTGCACTCCGTCGTGTGGCCGTTCAGTTGCGGCGAGGTTGTGACGCAGTGGTACAACGTTGTCATGGCGGTCAGCACCCTTGGCGGCTTGGCGGACGGCGTATTCATTGCCTACAATGACTCTATCGCAGGGGAACTGAAGGGCGCGCGGGCGAATCGCGGCTTCAAAGACGCCGGAGAAGTGTCCTTCCAGCTTATTAACCAGCGCATCAGCGGGGTGCTCGCCCCGCTTCACCTACCGCAGCTTCTTTACACTCTCCCGTCTCCCCAAAAAGACCTCTCGAAAAACCGCATCCTCGGCACGAGTACTGGAGCGGCCCGAGGCATCTTGGGGAGCGGCCCATCTGGCTGCGTCGCGGAAGGgacggcaccgcagcggtaCGCCACTGCCGGCGATGTCATCGAGGCCCTTTCGCTGGACCCGGTGATGAAGTTCTTCACAGGCTCACTCGCGCCGCAGATGGTCACTGGCTCCACAACGTGGGCTGCGGTGCTCGGCGAAGCGGCTCGAACGGCGCAACACAGCTTCACTGCTCCAAGTGCACTATCTCCGTCCGCCGACACGGGATTCTCGCGCTCAGAAGGAAAAGCAACGACTAATAGGTTAGCTGACGCCTCCGCGTTTTACATGCAGCACCGGAGCTGCTTGTGGGCTATTCGCGGGGTTGCGGCGCATACCGACGGCATCCGTGAGCTGCGTCATCTTATGACCAACAACGTCTCGTCGCCATTCCCGATGACGTCGCTCTTTGTCAGCCCGGCCGAGGAGTGGCGCGCCACATCGTCGCACACCCGGCCGGACCACAGCGTCACCTTGTACAGCCCAACGCCCATGGTTGGCGCGTCGCTGGCGGATGCCGCTCGCcgcgcagaggagctgctcaACGTCGGCGCATTTGTGCATCACTTTGAGCGCTACGGGGTCTCAAAGACGGAACTGCGCGATGCCGCGGCCGTTTTGTACGACACAGCCGCTGCCTATCATCTCTAG
- a CDS encoding translation initiation factor 2 subunit,putative: protein MRFSFRGGGREGLPVDAPCLPCATPLSFISTPFCLSCLHFGVFVFCHPPKSRATIDPLLLTTQPNHKTSAAHAKLREARKETYPYRVRNRSILTPPPLQKGFSPAACTTPSTPLNPSLLELSTVMMSKPHHATLESIKYTPGSLRLLDQRKLPLETVFDDVLTVEDIWSAIKEMRVRGAPAIAVSAALGIAVATQRKVANGELKSGGEVQTFLLTSCDFVMTSRPTAVNLFNCLRDLKAQVDKLDLTKAAAEVAQAFVELAEAVYTKDVAFNEGIMQHGAAHIFAAAKAEGRDKVSILTICNTGALATSRYGTALGVVRQLFYDGNLEKVYACETRPWNQGARLTVYECVQEGIPCTLICDGAASSLMKNNKIDAIVVGADRICQNGDTANKIGTYNLAVSAMFHGVKLYVAAPTTTLDAKTASGNHVEIEEREPTEITTNMVTKQRVVADGPHLSIWNPVFDITPGELITGGIITEKGVQAPATSAPYYDIASIIAQP, encoded by the exons ATGCGCTTTTCTTttaggggtggggggagggagggactCCCGGTAGACGCGCCATGCCTCCCGTGCGCGACGCCGTTGTCTTTTATCTCCACTCCTTTCTGCCTCTCCTGTCTTCACTTTGGCGTTTTTGTGTTCTGTCATCCACCGAAGTCCCGCGCTACCATTGACCCTCTCCTCCTTACAACCCAACCCAACCACAAGACaagcgccgcacacgccaaACTGAGAGAAGCGCGCAAAGAAACCTACCCATACAGAGTAAGAAATCGCTCT ATTCTCaccccgccgcctctccagAAGGGTTTCTCTCCCGCTGCctgcaccaccccctccacccctctcAATCCATCCCTCTTGGAACTATCGACGGTCATGATGTCCAAACCGCATCACGCCACGCTGGAGTCGATCAAGTACACGCCTGGTTCTCTGCGCCTGCTGGATCAGCGGAAGCTGCCTCTCGAGACCGTATTCGACGATGTCCTCACCGTGGAAGATATTTGGTCGGCCATCAAGGAGATGCGCGTCCGTGGCGCTCCGGCAATCGCTGTCAGCGCCGCACTCGGCATTGCCGTGGCGACCCAGAGAAAAGTTGCCAACGGCGAGCTCAAGAGCGGTGGTGAGGTGCAGACCTTCCTACTGACGAGCTGTGACTTTGTGATGACTAGCAGACCGACCGCCGTGAACCTCTTCAACTGCCTGCGCGACCTTAAGGCGCAGGTGGATAAACTTGACCTGACGAAGGCGGCtgccgaggtggcgcaggccTTCGTagagctggcggaggcggtgtaCACAAAGGATGTGGCCTTTAACGAGGGCATTAtgcagcacggcgcagcgcatATTTTTGCTGCTGCCAAGGCCGAAGGCCGCGACAAGGTGAGCATTCTCACCATCTGTAACACCGGCGCCCTCGCAACGTCACGCTACGGCACGGCACTCGGCGTCGTGCGCCAACTCTTCTACGACGGCAACCTCGAGAAGGTGTATGCGTGTGAGACTCGGCCGTGGAACCAGGGTGCTCGACTCACAGTGTACGAGTGTGTGCAGGAGGGCATCCCGTGCACGCTCatctgcgacggcgcggccTCGTCACTGATGAAGAATAACAAGATCGACGCCATCGTCGTTGGTGCCGACCGCATTTGCCAGAACGGAGACACGGCGAACAAGATCGGTACGTACAACTTAGCGGTGTCGGCCATGTTTCACGGGGTGAAGCTGTATGTCGCCGCTCCTACCACGACGCTGGACGCAAAGACCGCTAGCGGCAACCACGTCGAGATTGAAGAGCGCGAGCCGACGGAAATCACAACGAACATGGTGACAAAGCAGCGCGTTGTGGCGGATGGACCACACTTGTCCATCTGGAACCCTGTCTTCGACATCACGCCAGGTGAACTGATCACTGGCGGGATCATCACGGAAAAGGGTGTACAGGCACCCGCGACAAGCGCCCCGTACTACGACATTGCGTCCATCATCGCCCAGCCATGA